A stretch of DNA from Bremerella alba:
TGATCTGGCACGCTGAACGGCAGCTTCGTGATGATCACGTTCTGGAGGGCATCGCCGGGGACGTCGACGCCTTGCCAGAAGCTATCGGTTCCGAAAAGCACCGAGCCTGGCGTCTCTTTAAACTTCTGCACCATCTGCCCGCGAGGCATGCCGTCGGACTGGCTGAACAGGGTGTACCCCTTCTCGCTCATCCAGCGGCTCACGCGTGAAGCACAATTTCGTAGCATGTCGTAGCTGGTAAACAGCACAAACGCGTGCCCTTGGGTTTTCTCGACGTACCGCTTCACCATATCAGCCAACGCCTGGTCGTAGTCGCGGCGATTGCTGGGCTCTGGCATCCCTTTGACCAGCACCAGCTTGACATTCTTCTTGTAGTCGAACGGACTGCCAGAGGTGACTTCATCGTTGCGGGTGATGCCGATGCGGTCCTTGAAGAAATCGAATCCCTGGTCGGGCGACGACGACAGCGTGGCGCTGGTCAGGATCACGCTGTCCACCTTTTGAAACAGCTCTTCACGCAGCACTGGTCCCACTTCGATCGGCGTCGCGAACAGCTTTACCCGGCGGTAAGGCCCCCGTTGCTGGCTGCTTTCGACCCAGTAGACGGTGTGCTCCATCTTCTGCATCCGCCACGCTTCGACCGAATCACCCATCAAAAAGATACGATCCGACAACGAATGAAAGTCCTGCCGGGTTCCTTCCTCTTCAAACTGGTCTCCTGCCGATTTCACCATCTGAGCCAACTTGGCCATTGCCGGCGAAAGCACGTTCGGAATCAGCTCAGGGACCGTCACGCGGCCGTTTCCGCCTGGGTTTTCTTCTAACCAGCTATCGATTTCGTTGAAGAACTGCTGAGCCCGATAGCGGGTATGCACCACCTGGTTCATCGCGTCGCTACACTCGTGGTGCACCAGGAGGCCTTTCTGGGTGCGTTCGTTGAACAGCTTGTTCAGGGCGAAGTCGATCTGCGTCGACGTGACCGACATCCCCAGGTGATCGCCTGCCACCCCTTCCAGCGTATGGGCTTCGTCGAAGATCACCGCATCGTACGATGGCAACAAACTGACGCCGCTACGGCGCAGGGCCAAGTCGCTGAAGAACAGGGCGTGGTTCACAATCAGCAGCTGAGCGTTCTGCATCCGGCGACGGGCTTTGTAATAGAAACAGTCGTCGTACGTCGGGCACTTGCGTCCCAGGCAGTTGCCGCTGTCGCTGGCGATCTCGTCCCACACACGTATGGCCGGGCGATAATCTAAATCGCTCAGCGAGCCATCGGTCGTCTTCTTTGACCAATCTTTGAGCATGCGCAGCTGGGCCGTTTCTTCATCTTTGTCGAACAGGCTGGCACTACGCGCCGCCGCAGAACCCAGCCGTCTCAGGCTCACGTAGTTGCCACGTCCCTTAGCCAGAACGGCGGTGAACTCCAAAGGAATAGCCGCATTGATCAGCGGAATGTCCTTTTCCAGCAGCTGTTCCTGCAGACTGATCGTGTGGGTCGAAATGACAATCCGGCGAGACTTTTCTCCATTTCCTTGTTGACCACAAGCCCACAGAATCGATGGCACCAAGTAGGCAAAGCTCTTGCCGACCCCTGTGCCGGCTTCGACCACCAGGTGCCGGTTCTTTTTGAGCGCCTGCCCCACGGCCTGGGCCATGGCCATCTGCTGGGGGCGTTCCTCATATTTTTGTAATCGACGAGCGATCAGCCCTTGGGGGCCCAAAACGTCGTCGATTGTCAGGTTATCCATCCGTGTCTGCTTAACTGACTGATACTGTTTTACAGGGTCGGTAACTGTTAACTCTATCGCGAATGCCGCCGACTGCCCACCACGATGGGTAAAAGTCGCGACGTAAGCTGGAGCAGTGACTCGATTTGGAATAGACTAATGGCCGGTCTCTTCTGGCCGACCTTTTCGTTATGTCCTTCTGCGTTGAGAAAGTCATCCACGATGCCGATCGACTTCGATTGCGCTGTTTGCAAACATAGGATTCGTGTCCCGGACGGAGCCGAAGGGAAGCGAACCAAGTGCCCTAAGTGCCAAGCCATCCAGCCAGTTCCGTCTGAATCGGACGAACTGCGGCTGAAGGACTCGCCCAGCGAACCGCAGCCACCTTACAGCCCTAGCACGAGCGACGTCTTCCAGCTGACCGAACCCACACCGAGACCGCAAGAGCCAAAGCCCTTGGCCGATGCGATGCCAGATCACGAGGCCGACCCTTACGCCCCCTCGTTCGGAGAGGACGCAGTCAAGGTCAATGCGGCTCGTATCGAGGCAATGGAAAAGCTTCAGACGCCGGTGCTCATCTGTTTGATTCTGGCCGGATTGGGCATCGCGGCGAACCTGGTGACCTTGATCATCGCGGTCATCAATATTGTGGGGGATGGGGCTCGAGGAAACGACGTGCTCGTTCAATTGGCTAGTTATTCAATCGGAATCGGGTTCTCGATTGGCCTGTTGGGGTTTGCCTGCTTCAGCCTGATGCAAGCCCGCGATCTCAAGAATTACGGTCTGGCCTGGGCCGGCTTCATC
This window harbors:
- a CDS encoding ATP-dependent DNA helicase — encoded protein: MDNLTIDDVLGPQGLIARRLQKYEERPQQMAMAQAVGQALKKNRHLVVEAGTGVGKSFAYLVPSILWACGQQGNGEKSRRIVISTHTISLQEQLLEKDIPLINAAIPLEFTAVLAKGRGNYVSLRRLGSAAARSASLFDKDEETAQLRMLKDWSKKTTDGSLSDLDYRPAIRVWDEIASDSGNCLGRKCPTYDDCFYYKARRRMQNAQLLIVNHALFFSDLALRRSGVSLLPSYDAVIFDEAHTLEGVAGDHLGMSVTSTQIDFALNKLFNERTQKGLLVHHECSDAMNQVVHTRYRAQQFFNEIDSWLEENPGGNGRVTVPELIPNVLSPAMAKLAQMVKSAGDQFEEEGTRQDFHSLSDRIFLMGDSVEAWRMQKMEHTVYWVESSQQRGPYRRVKLFATPIEVGPVLREELFQKVDSVILTSATLSSSPDQGFDFFKDRIGITRNDEVTSGSPFDYKKNVKLVLVKGMPEPSNRRDYDQALADMVKRYVEKTQGHAFVLFTSYDMLRNCASRVSRWMSEKGYTLFSQSDGMPRGQMVQKFKETPGSVLFGTDSFWQGVDVPGDALQNVIITKLPFSVPDHPLLQARLNQIKERGGQPFSEYQLPEAIIKLRQGFGRLIRGHSDKGIVVIMDPRVQTKGYGRAFLKALPECQLVEDSFAQAGSAGPAWDDYI